Proteins from a single region of Acidimicrobiales bacterium:
- a CDS encoding AAA family ATPase — MLQLAGDGVMARFVGGDAAAMAAVRAGVAASDMVIEQGGTERDRIAVRVGIESGIVDAAAELFDLATALEAAAPADGVLAGRVVRRRLRGQLDWQRGDDVSAPDGSSIPSWRPRLAVDVSAPSVAATGDADRSTEGHEERKVIAALFVATPADGSHGDPAAVEVRRIIDRYEGTARTLTGGVTVAFFGVPAHEDDAERAVRAGLEALHAAPGIRAGATVGPAALVLHGAGHHVEFTALGDVMNTAARLMAAAGSGELLCHLGLYERVRHLFAVADQRQLTLKGKAEPVDVVVVGHERGRSVLAAREAPLVGRHREVSHLESWIEAAFARGSGIAVVEGDAGVGKSAVLAEVCASAAAHGADVLAAATASHARTLPYWPLRHVAAALLDDDRSTTGHAQRNGLALVAGRVRPEGSGAAYGGSADVLHEQAVQALVGTLRDHSIRQPVLVVVEDLHWADPWTVAALEAVAAVIPVLVTRRPVTDHASQDLVDRARAAGTVLGLEPLLSGQDRALLDAFFGRAVLPADLEEQILELADGNPLFLSELCRHLVGQSAVVRDAAGWRFNKIGELDLPDTVQRVVLARADRLTPSVRAVLDAAAVVSEGLDLQVLHHIVDEDSTEPALDELRRAALLGHDGQRVWFTHAVVAEAIASTMLRRDRRRIHARAARAFAELRADVPDLWGTLAWHAAEGGDAELAFRYAEPAAEHATARLAFEQAARHYELALRVGAEVGVAPAHRVGLLLALGRERHAAGLLAGALGAYEQAAELAVQLGDRHGLGVAALGHEAAYFATRRPRSGTSGALLRRALDLVDDPTSRAQILGALATDRAFAGEEAESKRLADEALALARSLDDPGVLPGALHAWRMTRGAPDETGERLLATIEMEDAATQARDGAMALEAGRLRLLDELTLGQMAAAHATIHRVEALAEGLGQPRYLWYPAMWRVMWHLHRGELEDADEYIEAFREEGRRRRYADTEHVYAGQLFLLRREQGRCREVDPLIQTARRRGDAVVPYRYLPVAAALDAELGRTAEARDLLDFYVAEDFSQVPPDQSAGMVVAVLADACAATGHRAGAEGLYHLARPWRDQHIVVGSGAVCIGAGAHVLGVLAAVLGRWTDAADHLREAYEANHAAESPLLAGHSATEAALALHRLGEAHEARRYLSLAHTHATHTSSVRLAHRIAHAQRALWSDDPTRTSQSDPSTQEEN; from the coding sequence GTGCTGCAGCTGGCTGGCGACGGCGTGATGGCCCGGTTCGTCGGCGGGGACGCTGCGGCGATGGCGGCGGTGCGAGCGGGAGTGGCCGCCAGCGACATGGTCATCGAACAGGGTGGGACCGAACGCGATCGGATTGCGGTGCGCGTGGGGATCGAATCCGGGATCGTCGATGCGGCAGCCGAGCTCTTCGATCTGGCCACTGCCTTGGAGGCCGCGGCCCCGGCCGATGGTGTGCTCGCCGGCCGGGTGGTCCGGCGGCGCCTGAGAGGTCAGCTCGATTGGCAGCGGGGAGACGACGTCTCCGCACCCGACGGTTCGTCGATCCCATCATGGCGACCTCGCCTCGCTGTCGACGTCTCGGCGCCGTCCGTCGCAGCGACCGGTGACGCCGACCGATCGACGGAGGGACACGAGGAGCGGAAGGTCATCGCTGCGCTGTTCGTGGCCACGCCCGCGGATGGATCGCATGGCGATCCCGCTGCGGTGGAGGTTCGACGGATCATCGACCGGTACGAGGGCACAGCACGCACGCTCACGGGCGGCGTCACGGTGGCGTTCTTCGGGGTGCCCGCGCACGAGGACGACGCCGAGCGCGCCGTACGGGCCGGGCTCGAAGCCCTTCATGCGGCGCCGGGCATCCGCGCTGGCGCCACGGTGGGGCCTGCGGCGCTGGTTCTGCACGGCGCTGGCCACCACGTCGAGTTCACCGCACTGGGCGACGTGATGAACACCGCAGCACGCCTCATGGCCGCAGCCGGGAGCGGCGAGCTCCTCTGCCACTTGGGACTGTACGAGCGCGTCCGCCATCTCTTCGCTGTGGCCGACCAGCGACAGCTCACGCTGAAGGGCAAGGCGGAGCCGGTCGACGTGGTGGTAGTCGGGCACGAGCGCGGCCGATCTGTGCTCGCCGCCCGCGAAGCGCCACTGGTCGGCCGCCATCGCGAGGTCTCCCACTTGGAGTCCTGGATCGAAGCGGCATTCGCCCGCGGAAGCGGCATCGCGGTGGTCGAAGGAGACGCAGGGGTGGGCAAGAGTGCGGTGCTGGCAGAGGTCTGCGCGAGTGCCGCGGCGCACGGGGCGGACGTACTGGCGGCCGCGACTGCGTCACACGCGCGCACCCTTCCCTATTGGCCACTGCGCCACGTCGCTGCCGCGCTGCTCGACGACGACCGGAGCACGACCGGCCACGCTCAGCGGAACGGCCTGGCCCTCGTCGCTGGGCGGGTGCGCCCGGAAGGAAGCGGTGCCGCGTACGGCGGGTCGGCCGACGTGCTCCACGAGCAGGCGGTGCAGGCGTTGGTGGGCACGTTGCGCGACCACAGCATCCGACAGCCCGTTCTGGTGGTGGTGGAGGACCTCCACTGGGCGGATCCCTGGACCGTGGCCGCGCTCGAGGCCGTGGCCGCCGTCATACCGGTGCTGGTGACGCGGCGACCGGTGACCGACCACGCCTCACAGGATCTCGTCGATCGCGCCCGCGCAGCTGGCACGGTGCTCGGGCTGGAACCGCTCTTGTCAGGACAGGACCGTGCACTGCTCGACGCGTTCTTCGGTCGAGCCGTGCTCCCCGCGGACCTGGAGGAGCAGATCCTGGAGCTGGCCGACGGAAACCCCTTGTTCCTCAGCGAGCTGTGCCGTCACCTGGTGGGCCAGTCGGCCGTCGTGCGCGACGCTGCCGGCTGGCGGTTCAACAAGATCGGCGAACTCGACCTCCCCGACACCGTGCAGCGGGTGGTCCTCGCTCGTGCCGACCGACTGACACCATCGGTCCGAGCCGTCCTCGATGCCGCCGCCGTGGTCAGCGAAGGCCTCGACCTCCAGGTTCTGCACCACATCGTCGACGAAGACTCGACCGAGCCGGCGCTGGACGAGCTACGCCGAGCGGCGCTGCTCGGCCACGACGGGCAACGGGTCTGGTTCACGCACGCGGTTGTCGCCGAGGCCATCGCCTCGACGATGCTGCGACGGGACCGTCGGCGCATCCACGCCCGGGCTGCCCGGGCGTTCGCGGAGCTGCGGGCCGACGTTCCCGACCTCTGGGGCACGCTGGCCTGGCACGCCGCCGAGGGCGGCGACGCCGAACTGGCCTTCCGCTACGCGGAGCCGGCGGCCGAGCACGCCACCGCGCGGCTGGCCTTCGAACAAGCGGCCCGCCACTACGAGCTCGCCCTGCGTGTCGGCGCCGAAGTCGGCGTCGCGCCCGCTCACCGCGTCGGGCTGCTGCTGGCCCTCGGGCGGGAGCGGCACGCCGCTGGGCTCCTGGCTGGAGCGTTGGGCGCGTACGAGCAGGCGGCAGAGCTGGCCGTGCAGTTGGGCGACCGGCACGGTCTGGGCGTCGCGGCCCTGGGCCACGAGGCGGCCTACTTCGCCACCCGTCGCCCGCGCTCGGGAACCTCAGGTGCGCTGCTACGTCGTGCCTTGGATCTGGTCGACGATCCCACGTCCCGCGCCCAGATCCTCGGCGCGCTGGCGACCGATCGGGCCTTCGCTGGGGAGGAGGCCGAGTCGAAGCGGCTCGCCGATGAGGCGCTCGCACTGGCCCGGTCGCTGGATGACCCGGGCGTTCTGCCTGGAGCTCTGCACGCATGGCGAATGACGCGGGGCGCACCCGACGAGACCGGCGAGCGGCTGCTCGCCACCATCGAGATGGAGGACGCGGCGACGCAGGCCCGAGATGGTGCGATGGCGCTCGAGGCGGGTCGATTGCGGTTGCTCGACGAGCTCACGCTCGGACAAATGGCCGCCGCGCACGCCACCATCCACAGAGTTGAAGCGCTCGCGGAGGGCTTGGGCCAACCGCGATATCTCTGGTATCCGGCCATGTGGCGGGTGATGTGGCACCTGCATCGCGGTGAGCTCGAGGACGCCGACGAGTACATCGAAGCGTTTCGCGAAGAGGGCCGCCGGCGTCGCTATGCCGATACCGAGCACGTGTACGCCGGCCAGCTGTTCCTACTGCGACGTGAGCAGGGCCGGTGCCGGGAGGTGGATCCGCTGATCCAGACCGCTCGCCGACGCGGCGACGCCGTGGTCCCCTACCGCTACCTCCCAGTCGCTGCCGCGCTCGACGCGGAGCTGGGCCGTACCGCCGAGGCTCGAGACCTCCTGGACTTCTACGTGGCTGAGGACTTCTCGCAGGTACCGCCCGACCAATCGGCGGGCATGGTGGTCGCCGTGCTCGCCGATGCCTGCGCGGCGACCGGCCACCGCGCTGGCGCCGAGGGCCTCTACCACCTGGCGAGACCGTGGCGGGACCAGCACATCGTGGTCGGTTCGGGAGCCGTGTGCATCGGCGCCGGTGCACACGTCCTGGGTGTCCTGGCGGCGGTTCTGGGCAGGTGGACGGACGCCGCTGACCATCTGCGTGAGGCCTACGAGGCCAACCACGCTGCCGAGTCCCCGCTGCTCGCCGGGCACAGCGCCACCGAAGCCGCACTGGCGCTGCACCGGCTCGGCGAGGCGCACGAGGCGAGGCGCTACCTGTCGCTCGCCCACACCCACGCGACACATACGAGCTCCGTGCGGCTCGCCCACCGGATCGCTCACGCGCAACGCGCGCTGTGGAGCGACGACCCGACCCGGACCTCGCAGTCCGATCCATCAACGCAGGAGGAGAACTGA
- a CDS encoding ATP-binding cassette domain-containing protein produces MRTNSGGLVVERVGVSYGSLVVLDDASIAVPPGMVVGLVGPNGAGKTTLVDVASGFIRPLQGRVLWDGRPITDLAPHRRARLGLGRTFQHLGLASDLSCLDHLCTGAAMPQPYRVLDPLTAPWRWRRGEADLRARGEQLLGDLGVAACAHVATEEVPFGSARFVEVASVLARQPSILLLDEPTTGLSRAEIVGLVEVLKEVRASGTGMLVVSHDPSFIDALCHRVYTLDHGRIVEADDGQSHHPATETNR; encoded by the coding sequence ATGAGGACGAACTCGGGCGGTCTCGTGGTCGAGAGGGTTGGAGTCTCCTACGGCTCCCTCGTCGTTCTCGACGACGCCTCCATCGCCGTGCCGCCGGGGATGGTCGTAGGGCTCGTCGGCCCGAACGGCGCCGGCAAGACGACGCTGGTCGATGTCGCCTCCGGATTCATTCGTCCCCTGCAGGGCCGGGTTCTGTGGGACGGTCGGCCGATCACCGACCTCGCCCCGCATCGGCGGGCTCGGCTGGGACTCGGACGCACCTTCCAACACCTCGGCCTCGCCTCAGACCTGTCGTGTCTCGACCACCTCTGCACGGGCGCGGCGATGCCGCAGCCGTACCGGGTGCTCGATCCGCTGACCGCCCCATGGCGCTGGCGACGTGGCGAGGCCGACCTACGCGCTCGCGGCGAGCAACTGCTGGGCGACCTTGGGGTGGCGGCGTGCGCGCACGTCGCCACCGAGGAGGTGCCGTTCGGCTCCGCCCGGTTCGTGGAGGTGGCCTCGGTGCTCGCCCGGCAGCCATCCATACTCCTGCTCGACGAGCCGACCACCGGCTTGAGTCGAGCGGAGATCGTTGGGCTCGTGGAGGTGCTCAAGGAGGTCAGGGCCTCGGGCACGGGCATGCTCGTGGTGAGCCACGATCCAAGCTTCATCGACGCGTTGTGCCATCGCGTCTACACCCTCGACCACGGCCGGATCGTCGAAGCGGACGATGGCCAATCCCATCACCCGGCAACGGAGACGAACCGGTGA
- a CDS encoding branched-chain amino acid ABC transporter permease has protein sequence MATAVINGVFVGAIYALFTFGIVLVHRGSRVLNLAHGETGLIGAFVFVSLWGAGLPLVVAMVVAVALSAAVAGLTYALVIRHLEPAGPSRMVATIGVAALLLTVASRSYGTRPQGVEPLVTGNAFTAAGITVSMTQLLVLGTVLALMAAWFLVDRYTDLGLRLRAIALEPVGATELGLPVDRIAFGVWALAGALAALGGVLISSLVVFHVFFMTSITMRALVAALVGGLSRPAAGMLVAIGLGVLESTVQYEISAPGATEAALAVVLVALVLLRPGRVALADL, from the coding sequence ATGGCTACCGCCGTCATCAACGGGGTGTTCGTCGGTGCAATCTACGCGCTGTTCACCTTCGGGATCGTGCTGGTCCATCGGGGCTCACGGGTGCTGAACCTCGCCCACGGGGAAACGGGCTTGATCGGGGCATTCGTCTTCGTGTCCCTGTGGGGCGCTGGTCTACCGCTCGTGGTGGCGATGGTGGTCGCCGTCGCTCTTTCCGCCGCCGTCGCTGGCCTCACCTATGCGTTGGTGATCCGGCACCTCGAACCCGCCGGCCCCAGCCGGATGGTCGCCACCATCGGCGTAGCCGCCCTGCTGCTCACCGTCGCGAGCCGCAGCTACGGCACCAGGCCGCAAGGTGTCGAACCCCTCGTCACCGGAAACGCGTTCACGGCGGCAGGCATCACCGTCTCGATGACGCAGCTCCTGGTGCTGGGCACCGTGCTCGCGCTGATGGCCGCGTGGTTCCTCGTCGACCGCTACACCGACCTGGGCCTCCGCCTGCGCGCCATCGCGCTTGAACCTGTGGGCGCCACCGAGCTCGGGCTACCCGTGGACCGAATCGCTTTCGGCGTTTGGGCCTTGGCGGGTGCGCTCGCCGCCCTCGGGGGAGTGCTGATCTCGTCCCTCGTCGTGTTCCACGTGTTCTTCATGACATCCATCACCATGCGCGCCCTGGTGGCGGCCCTCGTCGGCGGGCTCAGTCGACCCGCTGCCGGCATGCTCGTCGCCATCGGACTGGGTGTGCTCGAAAGCACCGTCCAGTACGAGATCAGCGCTCCGGGGGCCACAGAGGCCGCGCTCGCAGTGGTGCTGGTGGCGCTCGTGCTCCTGAGGCCTGGGCGCGTCGCTCTGGCGGACCTGTGA
- a CDS encoding ABC transporter substrate-binding protein: MNTPRNGVSTADGTSSLADPAVSDATSPAAVGPSLEDESAGPATATAGPPSEDGAGTSGAADSGAASGRPGDGSATTGPAAGGSAGPLPEGAVAPGEPVVVSYVAGFSGPYGSIISEALNGLYAWLDEINGQGGILGRPVVIKEVDHRESAAGGVSACKEVLSNGSHLAFLAIGIDAVITATDCLDRNGFPSLYFASAEPFYRRWRHSYSVTANAEDVGRALASFVEHRLDGRRHPVGVIVLNGLQTKATADAFVDDAAAHGLDVVGIESVEFNQTSFVPELQRLREAGAEIVTMFVTAEVLGILRDARAMRYQPEFTGMGYTFDFLAAAARDLMSGVSGVRIYATIDSPAFPEFTRLADKHGRRKRAFDGDHFFTYGYGLVIGRVLEASAPYTRASLFAGIESIENYDNQVDAPITWGPGDYIGTSAVFPVVCCRPDWAWKSLGPAAEQFG; this comes from the coding sequence GTGAACACGCCCCGCAACGGTGTGTCGACGGCGGACGGCACCTCCTCGCTCGCCGACCCCGCGGTCAGCGATGCGACGTCACCGGCCGCTGTGGGCCCTTCGCTGGAGGACGAGTCAGCGGGTCCCGCAACGGCCACCGCGGGGCCGCCGTCGGAGGACGGTGCCGGGACGAGCGGCGCTGCGGACTCGGGGGCGGCGAGCGGGCGGCCCGGCGACGGCTCCGCCACGACCGGGCCCGCAGCGGGAGGGTCCGCCGGACCGCTACCCGAAGGAGCCGTCGCTCCGGGCGAACCCGTCGTCGTCAGCTACGTAGCCGGGTTCAGCGGGCCGTACGGCTCCATCATCTCCGAGGCGCTCAACGGGCTTTACGCCTGGCTCGACGAGATCAACGGGCAGGGCGGCATCCTGGGCCGACCGGTCGTCATCAAGGAGGTGGACCACCGAGAGAGCGCTGCCGGCGGCGTGTCGGCCTGCAAGGAAGTGCTGTCGAACGGAAGCCACCTCGCGTTCCTCGCCATCGGGATCGACGCGGTCATCACCGCGACGGACTGCCTCGACCGCAACGGCTTCCCATCGCTCTACTTCGCCAGCGCCGAGCCCTTCTACCGCAGGTGGCGGCACTCCTACTCCGTGACTGCGAACGCCGAGGACGTGGGGCGAGCGCTGGCCTCGTTCGTCGAGCACCGCTTGGACGGCCGCAGGCACCCCGTCGGCGTCATCGTCCTCAACGGCCTCCAGACCAAGGCCACGGCAGATGCTTTCGTCGATGACGCCGCGGCCCACGGGCTCGACGTCGTGGGCATCGAATCCGTCGAGTTCAACCAGACCTCGTTCGTGCCCGAGCTGCAGCGGCTGCGCGAGGCCGGCGCCGAGATCGTGACCATGTTCGTGACCGCCGAGGTGCTCGGGATCCTGCGGGATGCGCGGGCCATGCGCTACCAGCCCGAGTTCACGGGCATGGGCTACACGTTCGACTTCCTCGCCGCCGCTGCCCGCGATCTCATGTCGGGGGTCAGCGGGGTGCGCATCTACGCCACCATCGACAGCCCCGCGTTTCCGGAGTTCACCCGTCTCGCCGACAAGCACGGCCGTCGGAAGCGGGCCTTCGACGGAGACCACTTCTTCACCTATGGCTACGGGCTGGTCATCGGCCGCGTGCTGGAGGCGTCAGCCCCGTACACCCGGGCATCGCTCTTCGCCGGCATCGAGTCGATCGAGAACTACGACAACCAGGTGGACGCGCCGATCACCTGGGGTCCAGGCGATTACATCGGGACCTCGGCAGTCTTCCCCGTCGTCTGCTGCCGCCCGGACTGGGCGTGGAAGAGCCTCGGTCCGGCAGCCGAGCAGTTCGGTTAG